A genome region from Nicotiana tabacum cultivar K326 chromosome 13, ASM71507v2, whole genome shotgun sequence includes the following:
- the LOC107813299 gene encoding UDP-glucosyltransferase 29-like has translation MPHCLVPAALKSTYANIGVVVKVAGPRPFSQQLKFQPIFRNKNFYTKNEPHRNSHQLLSSIHPRYQIPLCICHPCIPTMAATLNIPAVLFLTPGAASNSYHYHRRNNNPSLDYPFREIFFRDYEHRKNKKIFDSLENDGIDEKNGVTRCFERSHDIVLIKTFKELEGKYIDYLSILFKKKFVLVGPLVREIDQEDGEKHCEIIEWLNEKEKCSTNFVLFGSECFLSNEEVEELALGLERSMVNFIWVVRFPMGEKKNILEVLPKGYFERVENRGIVIEGWAPQERILEHSSIGEFVSHCGWSSVMEGLNYSVPIIAMPMQHDQPLNARLLVNEVRVGMEIHRDEEGNLGKEEVDRIVREVVFQKSGERLREKAKEFSEIMRENGEYNIDEVVEELHKLCKKTLRHNYYLGKLF, from the exons ATGCCACATTGTCTCGTCCCTGCTGCATTGAAGAGTACCTATGCTAACATTGGAGTGGTGGTCAAAGTAGCCG GTCCAAGACCTTTTTCTCAACAACTAAAGTTCCAACCAATTTTTCGAAACAAGAATTTCTACACAAAAAACGAACCTCACCGCAACTCCCATCAGTTGTTATCCTCAATTCATCCACGTTATCAAATTCCCCTTTGCATTTGCCAC CCATGCATTCCAACAATGGCCGCTACATTAAATATCCCAGCTGTCCTATTTCTCACTCCTGGTGCTGCATCAAACAGTTATCACTATCATCGTAGGAATAATAATCCAAGTCTTGATTACCCTTTTCGCGAAATCTTTTTTCGTGATTATGAACAtaggaaaaacaagaaaatattcGATTCGCTTGAGAATGATGGCATTGATGAGAAAAATGGTGTCACGAGATGCTTTGAAAGATCCCATGACATCGTCTTGATCAAGACTTTTAAAGAGCTCGAAGGCAAATATATCGATTACCTCTcgattttattcaagaaaaagtTTGTTCTAGTTGGCCCTCTCGTTCGAGAAATTGATCAAGAAGATGGTGAGAAACATTGTGAGATCATTGAATGGCTCAATGAGAAAGAAAAatgttcaacaaattttgttttatttgggTCTGAATGTTTCTTGTCCAATGAGGAAGTTGAAGAATTGGCACTAGGACTAGAGCGTAGCATGGTGAATTTTATATGGGTAGTTAGATTTCCAATGGGagagaaaaagaatattttaGAGGTTTTACCAAAAGGGTATTTTGAGAGAGTTGAGAATAGAGGGATAGTAATTGAAGGATGGGCACCACAAGAAAGAATTTTGGAGCATTCGAGTATCGGAGAATTTGTAAGTCATTGTGGATGGAGTTCAGTAATGGAAGGACTTAATTATAGTGTTCCAATTATAGCCATGCCCATGCAACATGATCAACCACTAAATGCAAGGTTATTGGTGAATGAGGTTAGGGTAGGAATGGAAATTCATAGAGATGAGGAAGGAAATCTTGGCAAAGAAGAGGTGGATAGGATTGTAAGAGAAGTGGTATTTCAGAAAAGTGGAGAGAGATTGAGGGAAAAAGCAAAGGAATTTAGTGAGATAATGAGAGAAAATGGAGAATATAACATTGATGAGGTGGTGGAAGAGTTGCATAAGCTTTGCAAGAAAACGTTAAGGCATAATTACTACTTAGGAAAactattttag